In a single window of the Rhizobiaceae bacterium genome:
- a CDS encoding helix-turn-helix domain-containing protein, with amino-acid sequence MPDSKFLTPDEVAQRYRGGISVGTLRNWRAMRLGPSFVKIGKAVLYPLDELDAWDEKNKVQCRAPKGLGEHRGDHT; translated from the coding sequence GTGCCAGATAGCAAATTCCTTACGCCTGACGAGGTGGCTCAGCGCTACCGAGGCGGTATTTCGGTTGGGACCTTGCGGAATTGGCGCGCGATGCGTCTCGGACCGTCCTTCGTCAAAATCGGCAAGGCCGTGCTCTACCCCCTCGATGAGCTTGATGCCTGGGATGAAAAGAATAAAGTGCAATGCCGTGCCCCCAAGGGACTCGGCGAGCACAGGGGTGATCACACGTGA
- a CDS encoding TerC family protein, with protein sequence MEIFTAAGFSALLQVIAIDLVLAGDNAIVIGLAAAGLPSDQRRKAILVGIGAATVLRIVFALITQKLLQIGPILLIAGGLLLLYVCWKMWRELRVSHEEEEEATEALSDADYNKDGTIAGKGHRKTFAQAAMQIVIADVSMSLDNVLAVAGAAMDHPTVLIIGLALSIALMGFAASFIARLLHRYRWIAYFGLLVILYVAIEMTLKGAYSQWPDHLAILGNWFGAPGITGH encoded by the coding sequence ATGGAAATTTTCACCGCCGCCGGATTTTCCGCCCTGCTCCAGGTGATCGCAATCGATCTCGTTCTGGCGGGTGACAATGCGATCGTGATTGGGCTGGCCGCCGCCGGACTGCCGTCAGATCAGCGCAGGAAGGCGATCCTCGTCGGCATCGGCGCCGCGACGGTGCTGCGCATCGTCTTCGCGTTGATCACACAGAAGCTCCTGCAGATCGGTCCCATCCTGCTTATCGCCGGCGGTCTGCTGCTGCTCTATGTATGCTGGAAGATGTGGCGCGAACTGCGCGTTTCGCACGAGGAGGAGGAGGAAGCCACCGAAGCTCTCTCGGACGCGGACTACAACAAGGACGGTACGATTGCCGGCAAAGGTCACCGCAAGACCTTTGCGCAGGCCGCGATGCAGATCGTCATTGCCGACGTATCCATGTCACTGGACAATGTGCTGGCCGTCGCAGGCGCGGCGATGGATCATCCGACGGTGTTGATCATCGGCCTTGCGCTTTCCATCGCGTTGATGGGCTTTGCCGCCTCATTTATCGCGCGGCTGCTGCATCGCTATCGCTGGATCGCCTATTTCGGCCTGCTGGTCATTCTCTACGTGGCCATCGAGATGACCTTGAAAGGTGCTTACAGCCAATGGCCGGATCACCTTGCCATTTTGGGCAACTGGTTTGGAGCGCCCGGCATTACCGGCCACTGA